One genomic segment of Myxococcales bacterium includes these proteins:
- a CDS encoding 1-acyl-sn-glycerol-3-phosphate acyltransferase — MRTPLFGFNAARPLIVDEVVERVVSSTREPLMALSEAAFLEARRLEGSGKGELAEWRALAHGIGRMDAHELRQKLEHYARHYAWDVAGNFDPRVYKTVSRAAAPLIGALLKPRHALKKLTHVGDLASLDDRVIVQGPVAHLRALASLGTLVFVPTHLSNLDSVVFGFALERSDLPPATYGAGKNLFTNPVLSFFMHNLGAYRVDRRLRFALYKDVLKAYSSVLIERGYHSLFFPGGTRSRSGAVERRLKLGLAGTGVEAFARTTERGRPQHVFFVPATINYLLTLEAETLIDDFLLEEGKHRYIIEDDESTRIARVVAFMNKLLGLDGSVVVRFSAPIDCFGNKVDERGRSYDAHDRLVDPKTYLYGTEDVPRRDAARDAQYTRELGERICELYKKDTVLMATHLVAQVAFEHLTKIAPPRADVFALLRQGEPPLMARRDLVHRTGELRDRLRQIADRGELVLGPRVEGASPEKIVEDALHAFAGYHSSSVLVPRGDQVVLSDPRLLLYYQNRLVAHGLAPDMTPSRAGPVTAAVFGA; from the coding sequence ATGCGCACGCCGCTCTTCGGCTTCAACGCCGCTCGGCCCCTCATCGTTGACGAGGTCGTTGAGCGCGTTGTGTCGTCGACCAGAGAGCCGCTCATGGCGCTCAGCGAGGCGGCCTTCTTGGAGGCGCGCCGCCTCGAGGGGAGCGGCAAGGGCGAGCTCGCCGAGTGGCGCGCGCTCGCCCACGGCATCGGCCGCATGGACGCGCACGAGCTGAGGCAGAAGCTCGAACACTACGCGCGCCACTACGCGTGGGACGTGGCCGGGAACTTCGACCCGCGCGTGTACAAGACCGTGTCGCGCGCCGCGGCGCCGCTCATTGGCGCCCTACTCAAGCCGCGCCACGCGCTCAAGAAGCTCACCCACGTTGGCGATCTGGCGTCGCTCGACGATCGCGTCATCGTCCAAGGCCCCGTCGCGCACCTGCGCGCGCTCGCATCACTCGGCACGCTTGTCTTCGTGCCGACGCACCTGTCAAACCTCGACTCGGTGGTCTTCGGCTTCGCCTTGGAGCGCTCCGACTTGCCGCCGGCGACCTACGGCGCCGGGAAAAATCTCTTCACCAACCCGGTGCTGTCGTTCTTCATGCACAACCTCGGCGCCTACCGCGTCGACCGACGGCTCCGCTTCGCCCTCTACAAGGACGTCCTCAAGGCCTACTCCTCCGTGCTCATCGAGCGCGGGTATCACAGCCTCTTCTTCCCCGGCGGGACGCGCTCCCGTTCGGGCGCGGTGGAGCGTCGCCTCAAGCTCGGCCTGGCCGGCACCGGCGTAGAGGCCTTCGCGCGGACCACCGAGCGGGGCCGCCCGCAACACGTCTTCTTCGTGCCCGCGACCATCAACTACTTGCTGACGCTCGAGGCGGAGACGCTCATCGACGACTTTCTGCTCGAGGAAGGCAAGCATCGCTACATCATCGAAGACGACGAATCGACGCGCATCGCGCGGGTCGTGGCCTTCATGAACAAACTCCTCGGTCTCGACGGGAGCGTCGTTGTTCGGTTCTCGGCGCCCATCGACTGCTTCGGAAACAAGGTCGATGAGCGCGGCCGAAGCTACGACGCGCACGATCGCCTCGTCGACCCGAAGACGTACCTCTACGGCACCGAGGACGTGCCTCGTCGCGATGCCGCGCGCGACGCGCAATACACCCGCGAGTTGGGCGAGCGCATTTGCGAGTTGTACAAGAAGGACACGGTCCTCATGGCGACGCACCTCGTCGCGCAGGTGGCCTTCGAGCACCTGACCAAGATCGCGCCGCCGCGCGCCGATGTCTTCGCGCTGCTCCGGCAAGGTGAGCCGCCCCTCATGGCGCGCCGCGATTTGGTCCACAGAACCGGCGAGCTCCGTGACCGCCTTCGTCAGATCGCCGATCGCGGCGAGCTGGTCTTGGGCCCCCGCGTCGAGGGGGCTTCCCCGGAAAAGATCGTGGAAGACGCGCTCCACGCCTTCGCCGGCTATCACTCGAGCTCAGTCTTGGTGCCGCGTGGTGATCAGGTCGTGCTCTCCGACCCGCGGCTCTTGCTCTACTACCAGAACCGGCTCGTGGCTCACGGCTTGGCGCCCGACATGACGCCCTCGCGGGCCGGTCCGGTGACGGCGGCGGTCTTCGGGGCGTGA
- a CDS encoding PD40 domain-containing protein: protein MVLGRRASRIGVLACSLIAVAAGLGAGASGCGESESPAGAAAPGADGATTAAEGGAGDDSAVVAPVTIDIVVASATVYAGQLAQLIATQSKASDGSGLNFGWQIKTVPQGSAITTSSIQGSNELVSFTPDLAGDYVITVTATTGAITTTKDVTVKSVNAPIFYVRTTTGTHIDDLGYEMHHVAMDGTDDHAVACRQATFSQVPSEFVGDGGLVDFGDAGDSGVGQLGMVNYLYLSFFADQALDWWEAPAGQPSRAAFQDFTPIGNDAGKDAATDAATSKVSLFVATQDNSCQNPPFAARSFFGHGGDGVFQPKFSPDGRRIAFVEVRDDKAVLVTTAIDGSDSRTIASICPDGGKECFKQYLFPRRPQWLDETHVGWMRSTTELSETSIGWEIMVATDIPSATPSRYLTCTSGAAPLLFNFLRDGNILTTVAASRRGAENLVILSRNAAGSCQVAKKLTDLTFDGAYARDFAISPDGKNVAYVHNAGGPPKDAGNLEIKQGGVLYTVPLDGSRAPAPLGPLPRLANYGPRYIAGGTRLAWNGMAPAPVGYDAGFGLDDAGVGDSGPKLVLDGGLPAITVIQADGGGFATVATGDPLSGSYVLGGGNGGSCSMECNGLGCTPQCDPKANCAVVEERRGGSGAAFWASVFALGFAARRARRRR, encoded by the coding sequence ATGGTGCTCGGTCGTCGTGCAAGCCGTATTGGCGTGCTTGCTTGTTCGCTCATCGCAGTGGCGGCAGGACTCGGCGCGGGAGCGTCCGGTTGCGGCGAAAGCGAATCGCCCGCCGGTGCCGCGGCACCCGGCGCCGATGGGGCCACGACGGCCGCCGAGGGCGGCGCTGGCGACGATTCCGCCGTCGTCGCGCCCGTCACCATCGACATCGTGGTCGCATCGGCCACCGTCTACGCAGGACAGCTCGCGCAGCTCATCGCGACGCAGAGCAAGGCCTCCGACGGCTCGGGCCTGAACTTCGGTTGGCAGATTAAGACCGTCCCGCAAGGCAGTGCCATCACGACGTCGTCGATTCAGGGCTCGAACGAGCTGGTCTCCTTCACGCCGGACCTCGCCGGCGACTACGTCATCACGGTCACCGCCACGACGGGGGCCATCACGACCACCAAGGACGTCACCGTCAAGTCCGTCAACGCGCCCATCTTCTACGTGCGCACGACGACCGGAACGCACATCGACGACCTCGGCTACGAGATGCACCACGTGGCGATGGATGGCACCGACGACCACGCGGTCGCCTGCCGGCAAGCGACCTTCTCGCAGGTGCCATCGGAGTTCGTTGGCGATGGTGGCCTCGTCGATTTCGGCGACGCCGGCGACAGCGGCGTCGGCCAGCTCGGCATGGTCAACTACCTGTACCTCTCGTTCTTCGCGGACCAAGCGCTCGACTGGTGGGAGGCCCCCGCGGGCCAGCCGTCGCGCGCCGCCTTCCAAGACTTCACGCCCATCGGCAACGACGCCGGCAAAGACGCCGCCACCGACGCGGCCACGAGCAAGGTCTCGCTCTTCGTGGCGACGCAGGACAACAGTTGCCAGAACCCGCCCTTCGCCGCGCGCTCGTTCTTCGGCCACGGTGGCGACGGCGTCTTCCAGCCGAAGTTTTCGCCCGACGGACGCCGCATCGCCTTCGTCGAGGTTCGAGACGACAAGGCCGTCCTCGTGACGACGGCCATCGACGGCTCTGACTCGCGAACCATCGCGTCGATCTGCCCTGACGGCGGCAAAGAGTGCTTCAAGCAGTACCTCTTTCCGCGACGCCCGCAGTGGCTCGACGAGACCCATGTTGGGTGGATGCGCTCCACGACCGAACTCTCAGAGACGAGCATTGGCTGGGAGATCATGGTCGCGACGGACATCCCGTCGGCGACGCCGAGCCGGTACCTCACCTGCACGAGCGGCGCGGCGCCGTTGCTCTTCAACTTCCTGCGCGACGGCAACATCCTCACGACCGTGGCCGCGTCGCGACGCGGCGCCGAAAACCTGGTGATCCTGTCGCGCAACGCCGCAGGTTCGTGTCAGGTCGCCAAGAAGCTCACGGATTTGACCTTCGACGGCGCCTACGCTCGCGACTTCGCCATCTCCCCCGACGGCAAGAACGTGGCGTACGTCCACAACGCCGGCGGTCCGCCGAAGGACGCCGGCAACCTCGAGATCAAGCAGGGCGGCGTCCTGTACACGGTGCCGCTCGACGGCTCTCGTGCGCCGGCGCCGCTCGGGCCGCTTCCCCGTCTCGCCAACTACGGGCCACGCTACATCGCCGGCGGAACGCGCCTCGCGTGGAACGGTATGGCTCCCGCGCCGGTCGGGTACGACGCGGGCTTCGGTCTCGATGACGCCGGCGTCGGCGACAGCGGCCCGAAGCTCGTCCTCGACGGCGGCCTGCCCGCCATCACCGTCATTCAAGCCGATGGCGGCGGTTTCGCGACCGTCGCAACGGGCGACCCGTTGTCCGGCTCTTACGTCCTAGGCGGAGGCAACGGCGGCTCCTGCTCGATGGAGTGCAACGGCCTCGGTTGCACGCCGCAGTGTGATCCGAAGGCGAACTGCGCCGTCGTCGAAGAACGGCGCGGCGGCAGCGGCGCGGCGTTCTGGGCGTCGGTCTTTGCGCTGGGCTTCGCCGCTCGTCGCGCGCGTCGTCGCCGCTGA
- a CDS encoding creatininase family protein — translation MRRLTSVELGALVARGPVAVLVPVGSVEPHGPHLPLGTDTTLGEESANRAARRLTDAGTTTLVAPAIPYGVTDFARGFPGAVGIDASLVTSLVATLARALLAEGFAHVCFVSHHLEPAHDAAVRAGADGHEKGRVSVASPLSRRWGRLLSDEYKSGACHAGRYETSLVLASGDRVAFDIAALPDLDVSLSKGIAGGLSTFLAMGMHDAYTGSPAHATREEGEALYEKHVAMIVAEVSEALASRPES, via the coding sequence CTGCGTCGGCTGACGAGCGTCGAGCTCGGCGCGCTCGTCGCGCGTGGCCCCGTCGCCGTGCTCGTGCCGGTGGGGAGCGTCGAGCCCCACGGCCCGCACCTGCCGCTCGGAACCGACACGACGCTCGGTGAAGAGTCGGCCAACCGCGCCGCGCGTCGCTTGACCGACGCCGGCACGACCACGCTCGTGGCGCCCGCGATTCCCTACGGCGTGACCGACTTTGCTCGCGGCTTTCCCGGTGCCGTTGGCATCGACGCGTCGCTTGTCACGAGCCTCGTCGCGACCCTCGCGCGGGCGCTCTTGGCCGAGGGCTTCGCCCACGTGTGCTTCGTCAGCCATCACCTCGAACCGGCGCACGACGCGGCGGTTCGCGCTGGCGCCGATGGACACGAAAAGGGACGCGTGTCGGTCGCTTCGCCGCTCTCGCGTCGCTGGGGCCGTTTGCTCTCCGACGAATACAAGAGCGGCGCGTGCCACGCGGGCCGCTACGAAACGTCGCTCGTCCTCGCCTCAGGCGATCGCGTCGCCTTCGACATCGCCGCGCTACCCGACCTCGACGTGTCGCTCTCGAAGGGCATTGCGGGCGGCCTCTCGACGTTCCTCGCCATGGGCATGCACGACGCGTACACCGGCTCGCCGGCCCACGCGACGCGCGAGGAGGGCGAGGCGCTTTACGAGAAGCACGTGGCGATGATCGTCGCCGAGGTGAGCGAAGCGCTCGCCTCCCGACCGGAGAGCTAG
- a CDS encoding benzoate-CoA ligase family protein — translation MTRPTFPERLNLADYYLFDRLREGLGTRPAVLFGSHVFSYDAVADRARRFAGLLVRVDVRRGERVLMILPDTPPFAWVFFGTLLRGAVVAMGNPDTPFDQLAALVRYTRATAVVTVPKVAEPLARYLADAPDHEVRRVWVVADVPTGGDADVAPALPASSLFGSLAVELRAEAPLEKVPAIHRDEPAIWLFTSGSTGEPKANVHAHRDFAYNTEVYAKGTVGYRAGDVTVSVPRLYFGYATGTNLMFPFAVGATAALFSERPTPESLMDAIARYRPTIITNVPTMLGKLLEHDAALRAKGGAGLDLSSVRFSLSAGEALPEPLLRRWLARFGSEVYDGIGSAEMFHIYASNRPGDVVPGTLGRAVDGYELRVLPEDATGPGATPCAPTEIGVLWVRGDSASMGYWLDRDKSFRTFFGEWCRTGDLFSIDERGYLTFAGRADDLIKVSGLWVAPLEVEECLLTHAAVSQVAVVGVEHEGLTKTKAFVVLRDGVAAGEGLAEELKEHVKARLSKHKYPRLVEFTADLPKNDRGKVDKKALRATGVS, via the coding sequence TCCCGAGCGCCTGAACCTCGCCGACTACTACCTGTTTGATCGACTTCGGGAAGGGCTTGGTACGCGGCCCGCGGTTCTCTTTGGCTCGCACGTCTTCTCCTACGACGCGGTCGCCGACCGCGCCCGACGCTTTGCCGGTCTGCTCGTCCGCGTTGACGTGCGCCGCGGCGAGCGCGTGCTCATGATCTTGCCCGACACCCCGCCGTTTGCGTGGGTCTTCTTTGGAACGCTGCTTCGCGGTGCCGTCGTGGCCATGGGCAACCCCGACACGCCGTTCGACCAGCTCGCCGCGCTCGTTCGCTACACTCGCGCAACCGCTGTCGTGACGGTGCCGAAGGTCGCCGAGCCCCTCGCTCGCTACCTCGCTGACGCGCCAGACCACGAGGTTCGTCGCGTTTGGGTCGTCGCCGACGTCCCAACCGGCGGTGACGCCGATGTCGCGCCCGCGCTCCCGGCGTCTTCGCTCTTTGGTTCGCTCGCGGTGGAGCTCCGGGCGGAAGCGCCCCTCGAGAAGGTCCCAGCGATCCATCGCGACGAACCCGCCATCTGGCTCTTCACCAGCGGCTCCACCGGCGAGCCGAAGGCCAACGTCCACGCGCACCGCGACTTTGCCTACAACACCGAGGTCTACGCGAAGGGCACCGTTGGCTACCGCGCCGGCGACGTCACCGTGAGCGTCCCGCGCCTCTACTTCGGCTACGCGACGGGCACGAACCTCATGTTCCCCTTCGCCGTGGGCGCCACTGCGGCCCTCTTCAGCGAACGGCCCACGCCGGAATCGCTCATGGACGCCATCGCGCGCTATCGCCCGACAATCATCACGAACGTCCCGACCATGCTCGGCAAGCTCCTCGAGCATGACGCGGCCCTGCGGGCCAAAGGCGGCGCCGGCCTCGACCTCTCGAGCGTGCGCTTCTCGCTCTCCGCGGGCGAAGCGCTCCCGGAGCCGCTCCTGCGGCGCTGGCTCGCTCGTTTCGGCAGCGAGGTCTACGACGGGATCGGCTCCGCGGAGATGTTTCACATCTACGCATCGAACCGTCCCGGCGATGTGGTGCCAGGTACGCTCGGGCGCGCCGTCGATGGCTACGAGCTTCGCGTCCTGCCGGAGGATGCGACGGGGCCTGGAGCGACGCCGTGCGCGCCAACGGAGATCGGCGTCTTGTGGGTGCGCGGTGACAGCGCTTCGATGGGCTACTGGCTCGATCGCGACAAGTCCTTCCGCACGTTCTTCGGCGAGTGGTGCCGCACGGGCGATCTCTTCAGCATCGACGAGCGCGGGTATTTGACCTTCGCCGGTCGCGCCGATGATCTCATCAAGGTGAGCGGCCTCTGGGTCGCGCCGCTCGAGGTTGAAGAGTGCCTCCTCACGCACGCCGCCGTTTCCCAAGTCGCTGTGGTGGGCGTCGAACACGAAGGTCTCACGAAGACCAAGGCCTTCGTGGTGCTCCGCGATGGCGTCGCGGCCGGTGAGGGGCTCGCGGAAGAACTCAAGGAGCACGTGAAGGCGCGCCTCTCGAAGCACAAGTACCCGCGTCTCGTAGAATTCACGGCGGATCTGCCGAAGAACGATCGCGGCAAGGTCGACAAGAAGGCCCTTCGTGCGACGGGGGTCTCGTGA